The following are encoded together in the Acidobacteriota bacterium genome:
- a CDS encoding ATP-binding protein: MAISERLKTVLALIVTALAVWIGVLNLHQRFSHPLYDQGVLWSQSEQGLVAEEVLDSPLSNSQGATLEAGDLLVSIDGLPIEDFNDYNDVASHLESTPGQPVEYVIRKASSGAEVALSAPVRLSLRLLPIDFALPFLAVGFLAIGGFVYLRNWRARGAFHFYGLCLAFFVMLLYRISGSGDAVDQIVFWADGLAFLAAGPLLLNFAVTFPKPLPLLQRMPRLKGLIYLPFGLLAFLYALWFRGLLQPFGLPFDLATSYWWDLVHLAHLLLFLGLSAWALLHVQRAQADVRESRQIQWITAGLFFGGLPVILLYLPQAAWGSHLGGLLDFSVLSLLLVPLGFAYAITRYRLMDVDVIFKKGAVYALTSAALLGIYLALVLGLGRLVQGFYTSDESFTVFAASALVLGFVFAPLRNWVQGYLDRRFYKAEYAYRASFAEFERTLGSETRLSELTHKICERVEAALSIRPVTIFLRDDQESGLFHLYRSAGRFALAQQDGSVRLPEQLLNASEATHIPVQGEGGLGLSHLIFGDWGIEYVQPLRVRGRIIGFMGLGRRSDGHPLSSEDLSMLSTLAGYAAIAVDNAILYDSLENKAGQLNRLRAYSENVVESITVGVAVLSPEGRVTVWNNAMETLYGLSRSEAEGRPFKELMPEGVLEAVRNLLDGPGWAVESTRNLRKTRLKDRQGREHLTNITLTPFVAQEGLDSGLLVLFEDITERIQLEGQLQQAEKLSSIGLFAAGVAHEVNTPLAGISSYAQMLLGRISPEDPSYETLKKIESQSFRASEIINNLLNFARVNDAQPTEVNLNTLMVETVSLLEPQFKKGQVEVDVDLDPYLPKTVGVGGKLQQVFMNLFINARDAMPEGGNLRVRTYREDGQAVVEVEDSGSGISPQDLKRIYDPFFTTKEIGKGTGLGLSVSYGIIQEHQGRISVDSRPGQGTVFQVRLPIKRLN; encoded by the coding sequence ATGGCAATCAGTGAGCGATTGAAGACAGTGCTGGCACTGATCGTCACGGCGCTGGCCGTGTGGATCGGTGTGCTTAATCTGCATCAGCGCTTCTCTCATCCGCTCTATGATCAAGGCGTCCTATGGTCCCAATCCGAGCAGGGATTGGTTGCCGAGGAGGTGCTCGATTCGCCCCTCTCCAACTCCCAGGGAGCCACGCTGGAAGCAGGCGACTTGCTGGTCTCCATCGACGGACTGCCCATCGAGGACTTCAATGACTACAACGACGTGGCCTCTCACCTGGAGAGCACGCCCGGCCAGCCTGTCGAGTACGTCATCCGCAAGGCCTCCAGCGGTGCTGAAGTCGCTCTCAGCGCCCCCGTCCGCCTGAGCCTCCGCCTGCTGCCCATCGACTTCGCCTTGCCCTTCCTGGCTGTGGGTTTCCTGGCCATCGGCGGCTTTGTCTACCTGCGCAACTGGAGAGCCCGCGGAGCGTTCCACTTCTACGGCCTGTGCCTGGCCTTCTTCGTGATGCTCCTCTATCGCATCTCGGGCAGCGGCGACGCCGTCGATCAGATCGTCTTTTGGGCCGACGGCCTGGCCTTTCTGGCGGCGGGACCGCTCCTGCTCAATTTCGCCGTCACCTTTCCCAAGCCTCTCCCGCTCTTGCAGAGGATGCCGCGGCTGAAGGGTCTCATCTACCTCCCCTTCGGCCTGCTGGCCTTCCTCTACGCTCTGTGGTTTCGGGGATTGCTGCAGCCCTTTGGGCTGCCTTTCGATCTGGCCACTTCCTACTGGTGGGATCTGGTCCACCTGGCTCATCTGCTGCTCTTCCTGGGGCTGAGCGCCTGGGCACTGCTGCATGTGCAGCGCGCTCAGGCCGATGTGCGCGAGAGCCGGCAGATTCAGTGGATCACCGCCGGCCTCTTTTTCGGAGGCCTGCCTGTCATCCTGCTTTACCTGCCCCAGGCTGCGTGGGGATCGCACTTGGGCGGTCTGCTCGATTTTTCGGTGCTGTCGCTGCTGCTGGTTCCCCTGGGCTTCGCCTATGCCATCACCCGCTACCGCTTGATGGACGTGGACGTGATCTTCAAGAAGGGCGCCGTCTACGCCCTCACCTCGGCGGCTCTGCTGGGGATTTACCTGGCGCTGGTGCTGGGCTTGGGCCGCCTGGTGCAAGGTTTCTATACCTCCGACGAGTCGTTCACGGTCTTCGCGGCTTCAGCCCTGGTGCTGGGATTCGTTTTCGCCCCCCTGCGCAACTGGGTGCAGGGCTACCTGGACCGCCGCTTCTACAAAGCCGAGTACGCCTACCGCGCCTCCTTCGCCGAATTCGAGCGCACCCTGGGCTCGGAAACTCGCCTGTCCGAACTCACCCACAAGATCTGTGAACGGGTTGAAGCAGCCTTGAGCATTCGGCCGGTGACGATCTTCCTGCGGGACGATCAGGAATCGGGGTTGTTTCATCTCTACCGTTCGGCGGGCCGCTTCGCCCTGGCTCAACAGGACGGCAGCGTGAGGCTGCCGGAGCAACTCCTGAACGCCTCCGAGGCCACTCACATTCCCGTCCAGGGCGAGGGCGGACTGGGGCTCTCCCATCTGATCTTCGGGGACTGGGGCATCGAGTACGTGCAGCCTCTGAGAGTCAGGGGACGCATTATCGGATTCATGGGCTTGGGTCGCCGCAGCGACGGCCACCCACTTTCCAGCGAAGACCTTTCCATGCTCTCGACCTTGGCCGGCTACGCCGCCATCGCCGTCGACAACGCCATCCTCTACGATTCGTTGGAGAACAAGGCCGGCCAGCTCAACCGGCTCCGGGCCTACAGCGAAAACGTGGTCGAGAGCATCACGGTAGGCGTGGCTGTCCTATCGCCCGAGGGCCGCGTGACGGTGTGGAACAACGCCATGGAGACGCTCTACGGGCTGAGCCGCAGCGAGGCCGAGGGCCGCCCCTTCAAGGAGCTGATGCCCGAAGGAGTGTTGGAGGCCGTACGCAACTTGCTGGACGGACCGGGATGGGCCGTCGAATCCACCCGCAACCTTCGCAAGACGCGCCTCAAAGACCGGCAGGGACGCGAACATTTGACCAACATCACCCTGACGCCTTTCGTGGCCCAGGAAGGGCTCGATTCCGGCTTGCTGGTGCTCTTTGAAGACATTACCGAAAGGATCCAGTTGGAAGGCCAGTTGCAGCAGGCCGAGAAACTGAGTTCCATCGGACTTTTCGCGGCCGGAGTGGCCCACGAGGTCAACACCCCGCTGGCGGGGATCTCTTCCTACGCCCAGATGCTGCTCGGCCGCATATCGCCCGAAGATCCCTCCTACGAGACCCTGAAGAAAATCGAGTCGCAAAGCTTCAGGGCCTCCGAGATCATCAACAACTTGCTCAACTTCGCCCGAGTCAACGACGCTCAACCCACTGAAGTGAACCTGAACACTCTGATGGTGGAAACCGTCTCTCTGCTGGAACCGCAGTTCAAGAAGGGACAGGTGGAGGTGGATGTCGACCTCGATCCCTACCTGCCCAAGACGGTGGGAGTGGGGGGAAAACTCCAGCAGGTTTTCATGAATCTGTTCATCAATGCGCGCGACGCCATGCCGGAGGGCGGCAATCTGCGCGTCCGCACCTATCGCGAAGACGGCCAAGCCGTTGTCGAAGTCGAAGACTCGGGCAGCGGAATCAGCCCTCAGGACCTGAAGCGCATCTACGATCCTTTCTTTACCACTAAGGAAATCGGCAAGGGAACGGGATTGGGACTGTCCGTCTCCTACGGGATCATCCAGGAGCACCAAGGACGCATCAGCGTCGACAGCCGCCCTGGCCAAGGCACGGTTTTCCAGGTAAGGCTCCCGATCAAGCGGTTGAACTGA
- a CDS encoding CPBP family intramembrane glutamic endopeptidase: MRGEERFLRRFRSAFQVAAVAVFGQVAASLVLGLPDPGRLEVHRGHLFAFLLLESLFTLLLIFFFLRWEGQGWKDIGWRRSRAFAQALKGILSVPLLLLAAYLVIRFFAEFLPRWSSLENPLLQLIKGPLDLFFFLLSSLAVGGFKEEIQRAFVLERFGRDLGGVWLGLALWSLFFGALHLLQGPDKAAAAAVLGAIFGFLYLQQRHLAAPIAAHALYDMTVVVWAYLGSSA, from the coding sequence ATGAGAGGCGAAGAGCGATTCCTGCGGCGCTTCCGAAGCGCCTTCCAAGTCGCGGCGGTGGCCGTATTCGGACAGGTGGCGGCGAGTCTTGTGCTGGGCTTGCCCGATCCCGGCCGGCTGGAAGTGCATCGCGGGCACCTGTTCGCCTTTCTTTTGCTGGAATCGCTTTTCACGCTGCTGCTGATTTTCTTCTTCCTGCGCTGGGAAGGTCAGGGTTGGAAAGACATTGGCTGGCGGCGCAGCCGGGCTTTTGCTCAAGCGCTCAAGGGTATCTTGAGCGTCCCCCTGCTGTTGCTGGCGGCCTACCTGGTGATCCGTTTCTTCGCCGAATTTCTCCCCCGCTGGTCCTCGCTCGAGAATCCCCTCTTGCAGCTCATCAAGGGTCCCCTCGACCTCTTTTTCTTTCTGCTCTCCAGTCTGGCGGTGGGAGGATTCAAGGAAGAGATCCAACGGGCCTTCGTGCTGGAGCGGTTCGGACGCGACCTGGGCGGCGTCTGGCTGGGACTGGCTCTGTGGAGTCTCTTTTTCGGCGCTCTCCACCTGCTTCAGGGGCCCGACAAAGCCGCTGCGGCGGCTGTCTTGGGTGCGATCTTCGGGTTTCTCTACTTGCAGCAACGCCACCTCGCCGCTCCGATTGCCGCTCATGCCCTCTACGACATGACCGTGGTCGTCTGGGCCTATCTCGGTTCGTCCGCCTAG
- a CDS encoding sigma-54 dependent transcriptional regulator, with protein MSKEPSVLVIDDEEVMRDVISRLLEQEGIRVLSAARPEEGLKIFREELVDVVLLDLMLPGMDGLKVLEEIFKTDRDAVVIMITAYASIENAVKATKLGAFQFITKPFKNEQLLQVVKNGLEKRALAEENRLLKRTLKQRTSFHSIIGKSEQMQRVFDLISQVGPGRSTVLIYGESGTGKELVAKAVHHCSPRAEEPFVPVNSGTIPSDLLESELFGHTKGAFTGATSAKKGLFEVADGGTLFLDEVGTVPMETQAKLLRVIQEREFRPVGGLENKKVDVRIIAATNVDLRKAVDEGEFREDLFYRLNVISIHLPPLRDRRDDIPLLVDHFVRVYCEQNERDLCSVDQTALRLLMEHSYPGNVRELENIIERAVVLAPPEAVIDEELLPPEVTEASSGIGYKIMNEGASLKEMVQEFEKSLIVTALKKTDWNQKKAASILRVNPTTLNEKLKRLEIRIPT; from the coding sequence ATGAGCAAAGAACCGTCCGTTTTGGTGATCGACGATGAAGAGGTGATGCGCGACGTCATCAGCCGCCTCTTGGAGCAGGAGGGCATCCGGGTCCTCAGCGCCGCCCGTCCCGAGGAGGGCCTCAAGATCTTCCGCGAGGAGTTGGTGGACGTTGTTCTGCTCGACCTGATGCTGCCGGGCATGGACGGCCTCAAGGTGCTGGAGGAGATCTTCAAGACCGACCGTGACGCGGTGGTCATCATGATTACGGCCTATGCCTCCATCGAGAATGCCGTCAAGGCCACCAAGCTGGGCGCCTTCCAGTTCATCACTAAGCCCTTCAAAAACGAGCAGCTCCTGCAGGTGGTCAAGAACGGACTCGAGAAACGGGCCCTGGCCGAAGAAAACCGCCTCCTCAAACGCACCCTCAAACAGCGCACCTCCTTTCACAGCATCATCGGAAAGAGCGAACAGATGCAACGCGTCTTCGACCTCATCTCCCAGGTGGGGCCCGGACGCAGTACCGTGCTGATCTACGGCGAGAGCGGCACCGGAAAGGAGCTGGTGGCCAAGGCAGTCCACCACTGCAGCCCGCGGGCCGAAGAGCCTTTCGTTCCCGTCAACAGCGGCACCATTCCCTCAGACCTGCTGGAAAGCGAACTCTTCGGCCACACCAAGGGCGCCTTTACCGGGGCCACCTCGGCCAAGAAGGGCCTCTTCGAAGTGGCCGACGGCGGAACCCTCTTCCTGGACGAGGTGGGAACGGTTCCCATGGAAACCCAGGCCAAGCTGCTGAGAGTGATTCAGGAAAGGGAATTCCGGCCGGTGGGCGGCCTCGAGAACAAGAAAGTGGACGTGCGCATCATCGCCGCCACCAACGTCGACCTGAGAAAGGCGGTGGACGAAGGCGAGTTTCGCGAGGACCTTTTCTACCGCCTCAACGTCATCTCCATTCATCTGCCGCCCCTGCGCGACCGCCGCGACGACATTCCGCTGCTGGTCGACCACTTCGTGCGCGTCTACTGCGAACAGAACGAGCGAGATCTCTGCAGCGTCGATCAGACCGCCTTGCGGCTGCTCATGGAGCACTCCTACCCCGGCAATGTCCGCGAACTGGAGAACATCATCGAAAGGGCCGTGGTGCTGGCTCCTCCCGAGGCCGTCATCGACGAGGAACTGCTGCCCCCCGAAGTGACCGAAGCTTCGAGCGGCATCGGCTACAAGATCATGAACGAAGGCGCCTCCCTCAAGGAGATGGTGCAGGAATTCGAAAAGAGCCTGATCGTCACCGCCCTCAAGAAGACCGATTGGAACCAGAAGAAGGCGGCTTCCATACTACGTGTCAATCCGACCACGCTGAATGAAAAACTCAAGCGGCTGGAAATCCGCATACCGACTTAG
- a CDS encoding bacteriocin fulvocin C-related protein: MRKIMLICFAMAFLTVAVLFDPAMISGEPPCRLVAEWGERNAEHLPKAYWEIVTFPYPYRIQIFSRLTSDEKARFFQEQISNFLASDAGLSEGQVRFLEEARQGLSRDLYEGSSDPAFLVRYEAEAAEILGPELALSLFQTLGPREVKTPLGLLAIRTNLTALVKGWFTATAFTGSCICNQNIWCQWYGWGNCDLGVCEATVAGCGLFGNSECTGGCEFFDEDPTQSGGAS; encoded by the coding sequence ATGCGGAAAATTATGCTGATCTGTTTCGCGATGGCTTTCTTGACTGTCGCTGTGCTATTCGATCCAGCGATGATCAGCGGCGAACCCCCGTGCAGGCTGGTGGCCGAATGGGGCGAGCGGAATGCAGAACATCTGCCCAAGGCGTATTGGGAAATCGTGACTTTCCCCTATCCATACCGAATTCAGATCTTCTCTCGCCTAACTTCGGACGAGAAGGCCCGCTTCTTTCAAGAACAGATCTCCAACTTTCTCGCTTCCGATGCCGGCTTGTCAGAAGGCCAGGTCCGCTTTCTAGAGGAGGCCCGTCAGGGCCTTAGTCGTGATCTCTATGAAGGCTCCTCGGATCCTGCCTTCCTAGTAAGGTACGAAGCAGAGGCAGCCGAGATCCTCGGTCCGGAACTGGCATTGAGTCTCTTCCAGACTCTGGGCCCGCGTGAAGTCAAGACACCTCTAGGCTTACTTGCCATCCGAACCAATCTGACAGCGCTGGTGAAGGGCTGGTTCACAGCGACGGCCTTCACAGGCTCGTGTATCTGCAATCAGAATATCTGGTGTCAATGGTATGGATGGGGCAACTGCGACCTCGGTGTCTGCGAGGCCACCGTTGCAGGGTGCGGTCTCTTCGGGAATAGCGAGTGCACTGGCGGTTGTGAGTTCTTTGATGAGGATCCCACTCAGAGCGGCGGAGCAAGCTGA
- a CDS encoding carboxypeptidase-like regulatory domain-containing protein, translating to MRGNRLHWLIAAVILALLYPCSLMVAASPAESESGDLTARITDEKGQPLSGILVSLQGASQDLPILARTNASGLVFLKDIASGTYEILVRSGRFRNARDTDIQIRPGRTELVTVMLQQILGVEIAEDQNLNQAAFFRGASQRRVVFRSDDNGDIGGETLEWGRPSRAVLNVTSSPGLGGDYLVFPADSASSTITNFAVENPLGFSGSSVLAGQLSSGEDSMWRLKNFINYQMSERHSLQVYIGYGRLSFDQPHLTLGDSPLQGGGADLSQISGPLRSLSLGLQDRWDWGRTLTLEWGFELNQVRAHDTHNFASPNVSLSFEPREGTEFRLLAASKRDTVTNSLALPSGDSINLSDSFYVSRVGDEFRLGTTRYQQASLRQQVGESSFVEAAVFSNEMDGAGRPFAVDGLSHGLQVLQLDGRQADTSGYRLIYERRINDHLKASVTYLYSRAYGLDEEGGPLQAVGYQDLASLFRRHGYHSLATQVDAYLPFSKTTVTALVKLVPEGNPIPSLDAYSDRYQTSNESVNVFVRQILPMPQGLFDFLGLDFLTPQHIEALLDVRNLTNQDVGTVETPMGDLVLLQNPRTVRGGIAVRF from the coding sequence ATGAGGGGAAATCGACTCCACTGGCTAATTGCAGCCGTCATTTTGGCCCTGCTGTATCCGTGCAGCCTGATGGTCGCGGCCTCTCCTGCCGAGTCTGAATCGGGCGATTTGACGGCCCGCATCACCGACGAAAAGGGCCAGCCCCTGTCTGGCATCCTCGTCAGTTTGCAGGGAGCGTCCCAAGACCTGCCCATCCTGGCCCGGACCAACGCCTCGGGCCTGGTTTTCCTCAAAGACATCGCCAGCGGCACCTACGAAATCCTCGTCCGCAGCGGACGCTTCCGCAACGCACGCGATACCGACATCCAGATACGTCCGGGCCGCACCGAACTGGTGACGGTCATGTTGCAGCAGATTCTGGGCGTCGAGATCGCCGAGGACCAGAATCTCAATCAGGCAGCCTTCTTCCGCGGCGCCAGTCAGCGCCGCGTCGTGTTCCGAAGCGACGACAACGGCGACATCGGCGGTGAGACCCTGGAATGGGGCCGGCCCAGCCGGGCCGTCCTCAACGTGACGTCCAGCCCGGGGCTGGGAGGCGACTATCTGGTTTTCCCGGCTGATTCGGCTTCCTCCACCATTACCAACTTCGCCGTTGAGAATCCTCTCGGGTTCAGCGGTTCCTCGGTACTGGCCGGGCAGCTCAGTTCGGGCGAAGATTCGATGTGGCGGCTCAAGAACTTCATCAACTACCAGATGAGCGAGCGCCACAGCCTTCAGGTCTACATCGGCTACGGACGCTTGAGCTTCGACCAGCCTCACCTGACACTGGGCGATTCGCCCCTGCAGGGCGGGGGCGCCGATCTGTCTCAGATCAGCGGGCCTCTGCGCTCCCTCAGCCTGGGACTGCAAGACCGCTGGGACTGGGGCCGCACGTTGACGCTGGAGTGGGGTTTCGAGCTGAATCAGGTTCGAGCCCACGACACCCATAACTTCGCCAGCCCCAACGTCAGTCTTTCCTTTGAGCCGCGGGAGGGCACCGAGTTCCGCCTGCTGGCCGCCTCCAAACGCGACACCGTGACCAACAGTCTGGCGTTGCCCAGCGGCGACAGCATCAACTTGTCCGACTCCTTCTATGTCTCCCGGGTGGGGGACGAGTTCCGCCTGGGAACGACCCGTTATCAGCAGGCCAGCCTGCGCCAGCAGGTGGGGGAATCAAGTTTCGTCGAGGCCGCCGTCTTCAGCAATGAGATGGACGGCGCCGGGCGCCCCTTTGCCGTAGACGGTCTTTCCCACGGTCTGCAAGTGTTGCAGCTCGACGGCCGCCAAGCCGATACCAGCGGCTACCGGCTCATCTACGAACGCCGCATCAACGACCATCTCAAGGCCTCCGTGACCTACCTCTACAGCCGTGCCTACGGTTTGGATGAGGAGGGAGGACCTCTGCAAGCCGTCGGCTACCAGGACTTGGCCAGCCTCTTCCGGCGTCACGGCTATCACAGTCTGGCCACCCAAGTGGACGCCTACCTGCCCTTCAGCAAGACCACGGTCACCGCCTTGGTCAAGCTGGTCCCCGAGGGCAACCCCATTCCTTCCCTGGACGCCTACAGCGACCGTTACCAGACTTCCAACGAGAGCGTCAACGTCTTCGTACGCCAGATCCTGCCCATGCCTCAGGGGCTCTTCGACTTCCTGGGGCTGGACTTCTTGACGCCTCAGCACATCGAAGCTCTGCTGGATGTCCGCAACCTGACCAACCAGGACGTAGGCACCGTCGAAACTCCGATGGGCGACCTGGTGCTGCTACAGAACCCCCGCACGGTTCGCGGCGGCATCGCCGTCCGCTTCTGA
- a CDS encoding PKD domain-containing protein → MLRLRVLLTICLVLLLAAGLAAQDNGKIKQLTPTYSGSTGLFSTPFADTLRQGEFSFSLNAYYAHREPGDLSLTVFPITATVGLTDRIEFFASYEIHKRVHASQIQTNTVFPGANQTPTQIGPRGCLPNDCTTSFFNDTPFLDVGFGSGPGELSLGAKFNILSERRGDALGLAVQPVAKFHLDASRGRLARGLSSGANDAGFDFILSKDMPNSGTFTASSGLMITGDPNGVDRQNEWNFGLGVGVPLGSAKKVHFIGELTGTVFYGERRGLANPHNPVDVIGGLRAFPAKWLAISGGYMGYVGANIDEAFGIDETDRHGFWAQLALQRKINRPPTVSCNPAQTTITEGESATVNARVSDPDDDNLTMTWSASGGRLSDSGTSATFDSTGLEAGRYTVKLDVSDGEATASCSADVNVEKNKQPPTITCQPGSVSVTKGESATLNAQASDPNGDALTYSWTVNGQSVSNNSPTFEFGTAQRNPGSYTVEVTVTDVDGMTASCSFDVTVNRRPNNCPEVSLSVDPTEVYAGEDVQATAQISDPDGDPFTVEWSVDGRTRTGSGNSFTIDTSGLAGGSHTVEAKATDDRGCEGSDSATFNVTEKVIIQMPLDNIGKAKLDEIALKMQQEPRLRAVITGYTDDTGSEAVNERVGLRRANRAKAYLVDERGISEDRIEVKSGGETNPIADNSTAEGRKENRRVEVELSVP, encoded by the coding sequence ATGCTTCGCCTACGAGTGTTGCTGACGATATGTCTCGTGCTCCTGCTGGCTGCCGGACTGGCCGCCCAGGACAACGGGAAAATCAAGCAGTTGACCCCGACCTACAGTGGATCGACCGGACTCTTCAGCACTCCTTTCGCAGACACCCTGCGGCAAGGAGAGTTCTCATTTTCGCTGAACGCCTACTACGCACACCGCGAACCCGGCGATCTCTCCCTGACCGTCTTTCCCATCACCGCTACGGTGGGTCTGACTGACCGCATCGAGTTCTTCGCCTCCTACGAGATTCACAAGCGGGTGCACGCCAGCCAGATCCAGACCAATACGGTCTTCCCGGGAGCCAACCAGACTCCTACCCAGATCGGCCCCCGCGGCTGTTTGCCCAACGACTGCACCACCAGCTTCTTCAACGACACCCCGTTTCTTGACGTTGGTTTCGGCAGCGGTCCCGGCGAACTCTCTTTAGGCGCCAAATTCAACATCCTCTCCGAGCGCCGCGGAGACGCCCTGGGACTGGCCGTACAGCCGGTCGCCAAGTTTCACCTGGATGCCAGCCGTGGACGTCTGGCCCGCGGACTTTCCTCGGGAGCCAACGACGCCGGCTTCGACTTCATCCTCTCCAAGGACATGCCCAACAGCGGAACCTTCACCGCCAGCTCGGGCCTGATGATCACCGGCGACCCCAACGGTGTGGACCGCCAGAACGAGTGGAACTTCGGACTGGGTGTGGGAGTTCCTCTGGGAAGTGCCAAGAAGGTGCACTTCATCGGCGAACTGACGGGTACCGTCTTCTACGGTGAACGCCGCGGCCTGGCCAATCCTCACAACCCCGTCGACGTGATCGGCGGACTGAGGGCCTTCCCGGCCAAGTGGCTGGCCATTTCGGGCGGCTACATGGGCTATGTCGGCGCCAACATCGACGAAGCTTTCGGCATCGACGAGACCGACCGTCACGGTTTCTGGGCCCAGTTGGCTTTGCAGCGCAAGATCAACCGTCCTCCGACGGTGAGCTGCAACCCCGCCCAAACCACCATCACCGAAGGCGAGTCGGCCACCGTCAACGCCCGCGTCAGCGATCCCGACGATGACAACCTGACCATGACTTGGTCGGCTTCCGGCGGACGCCTGAGCGACAGCGGAACGTCTGCCACCTTCGATTCCACCGGTCTCGAGGCCGGACGCTACACCGTCAAGCTGGACGTCAGCGACGGCGAGGCCACGGCCTCCTGCTCGGCTGATGTCAATGTCGAGAAGAACAAGCAGCCGCCCACCATTACCTGCCAGCCGGGCAGCGTCAGCGTCACCAAGGGCGAGTCGGCCACGCTCAATGCCCAGGCCTCCGATCCCAACGGGGACGCCCTGACCTATTCCTGGACCGTCAACGGCCAATCGGTCAGCAACAACAGCCCCACCTTCGAGTTCGGAACCGCCCAGCGCAACCCCGGCAGCTACACGGTTGAAGTGACGGTCACCGACGTGGACGGCATGACTGCCTCCTGCAGTTTCGACGTCACCGTCAACCGCCGTCCCAACAACTGTCCCGAGGTGAGCCTGTCGGTCGATCCCACCGAGGTCTACGCCGGCGAAGATGTCCAGGCTACGGCCCAGATCAGCGATCCCGACGGCGATCCCTTCACCGTCGAGTGGTCGGTCGACGGACGCACCCGCACCGGCAGCGGCAACAGCTTCACCATCGATACTTCCGGCTTGGCCGGCGGATCGCATACGGTGGAAGCCAAGGCTACCGATGACCGCGGTTGCGAGGGCAGCGACTCGGCCACCTTCAATGTGACCGAGAAGGTCATCATCCAGATGCCTCTGGACAACATCGGCAAGGCCAAACTGGACGAGATCGCCCTCAAGATGCAGCAAGAACCCCGCCTGCGAGCCGTCATCACCGGGTACACCGACGACACCGGCTCAGAGGCCGTCAACGAGCGGGTCGGTCTGAGACGCGCTAATCGCGCCAAGGCCTATCTGGTCGATGAACGCGGCATCAGCGAGGACCGCATCGAAGTCAAGAGCGGCGGCGAAACCAATCCCATAGCCGACAACTCCACGGCTGAGGGACGCAAAGAAAACCGCCGCGTCGAAGTTGAGCTTTCCGTCCCCTAG
- a CDS encoding ATP-binding cassette domain-containing protein, with the protein MPSLAPEPASHQAIEIERVKFCAGVCAAGHQRVLLQDLNLSVSPGEFLTITGPSGIGKSTLLDLIGGIRLPEAGAIRIFNTEISLLGGRARRRLRRLCIHYVDQGLHLLPHLTVLENLSASQFFQGCSNLMTVEKAIEVLGLTEKRRSLPYQLSGGERQRVRIAQALVTETPILLVDEPSSNLDAENALRAFECLQAQHQGGRTIVMTTQDKTLLRAAPKVKSLEEFQAGGRQT; encoded by the coding sequence ATGCCATCTTTGGCACCAGAACCGGCTTCCCACCAGGCCATCGAGATCGAAAGGGTGAAGTTCTGCGCCGGAGTCTGCGCCGCAGGACACCAGCGAGTATTGCTCCAGGATTTGAATCTCAGTGTTTCCCCTGGAGAATTCCTCACCATCACAGGGCCAAGCGGGATCGGTAAATCTACACTTCTTGACCTCATTGGTGGAATCAGGTTGCCTGAGGCAGGCGCCATTCGCATCTTTAACACCGAGATCTCGCTTTTAGGGGGACGCGCTCGCCGCCGTCTAAGGCGCTTGTGCATTCATTATGTGGATCAAGGCCTTCACCTCCTGCCACACTTGACTGTCCTCGAGAATCTGTCAGCCAGCCAGTTCTTCCAGGGCTGTTCCAATTTGATGACTGTGGAGAAAGCTATCGAAGTCCTGGGGCTGACAGAAAAGCGGCGCTCTCTTCCCTATCAACTCTCTGGAGGTGAGCGGCAACGGGTTCGCATCGCCCAGGCACTAGTGACCGAGACGCCGATACTCCTGGTCGATGAACCATCTTCTAACCTTGACGCCGAGAATGCTCTGCGCGCTTTCGAATGCTTGCAGGCACAACACCAAGGGGGGAGGACCATCGTCATGACGACCCAAGACAAGACTCTCCTTCGTGCTGCCCCCAAGGTAAAAAGCCTCGAGGAATTTCAGGCTGGCGGACGTCAAACATAA